One genomic region from Prevotella sp. Rep29 encodes:
- a CDS encoding Crp/Fnr family transcriptional regulator yields the protein MTPSQNIYERILKLPLFSGMSKNELTQVVTETKFEFISVVAKKTLIREGDACTHIYFLLDGTLHMTTTPDDRRFAVTETVTAPEILQPEYSFGMTQRFNSTFVAATDCRMLRIRKNDITTLIEHFDVFRINLINMLAMQSQRQRHHLWRATLTDARRKVVRFFETHCYRPAGEKLLTIRMQQIADDIGETRRDVSNELNRLQDEGLITLSRGQIHIPALERLLM from the coding sequence ATGACTCCATCCCAGAACATCTACGAAAGGATTCTCAAGCTGCCGTTATTCAGTGGCATGAGCAAGAACGAACTCACACAGGTTGTCACCGAGACAAAGTTTGAGTTCATCAGCGTCGTGGCAAAGAAGACACTCATACGCGAAGGGGATGCATGCACACACATATATTTCCTGCTCGACGGCACACTGCACATGACGACAACGCCTGACGACCGGCGCTTCGCCGTCACCGAGACGGTCACTGCACCGGAAATCTTACAGCCGGAATATTCGTTCGGCATGACGCAACGATTCAACAGCACGTTTGTCGCTGCCACCGACTGCCGCATGCTGCGCATCCGAAAGAACGACATCACCACGCTTATCGAGCATTTTGACGTGTTCCGAATCAACCTGATTAACATGCTCGCCATGCAAAGCCAACGCCAAAGACACCACCTCTGGCGAGCCACGCTGACCGATGCGCGGCGGAAAGTGGTGCGTTTCTTTGAGACCCATTGCTACAGACCTGCCGGCGAAAAACTGCTCACCATCAGGATGCAGCAGATAGCCGACGACATCGGAGAGACACGACGCGACGTGTCGAACGAGCTCAACCGTCTGCAAGACGAAGGACTCATCACGCTCTCACGCGGACAGATACACATCCCCGCACTCGAACGACTGCTCATGTAA
- a CDS encoding FAD:protein FMN transferase codes for MKKKKLLWQIPFLAFLIIGTVYIAHQQRTMPYQDYHGNIFGTVYHITCQYDKDLKGAIEKELQKVDDALSMFNEQSIISKINQGDSLVPPDETGKMFLNVFNHAMQISEETDGAFDITVAPLVNAWGFGFKNGTMPTKEQVDSIRKFVGYQQVSHWKKGGKNGIHKADQRMMLDCSAIAKGYGVDVVAKLLRRKDIKNFMVEIGGEVVTRGVNRQGKAWRVGVAKPNEDSLNTNQELQTVLEVKDRAMATSGNYRNFYYKDGKRYAHTINPKTGYPVKHTLLSATVIAKDCATADAYATAFMVMGVEKARQLLERHPELLAYLIYSDKDGNYRTWQSPALNDIIQP; via the coding sequence ATGAAGAAAAAGAAACTTCTCTGGCAGATTCCTTTCCTCGCCTTCCTCATCATAGGCACCGTCTATATCGCCCATCAACAGCGCACGATGCCTTACCAAGACTATCACGGAAACATCTTCGGAACGGTCTATCACATCACTTGCCAGTATGACAAAGACCTGAAAGGTGCCATCGAAAAGGAACTGCAGAAGGTGGACGACGCACTCTCCATGTTCAACGAACAGAGCATCATCTCCAAAATCAATCAGGGAGACTCACTCGTCCCGCCTGACGAGACGGGGAAGATGTTCCTCAACGTATTCAACCATGCCATGCAGATTTCTGAAGAGACCGACGGCGCATTCGACATCACGGTGGCACCGCTGGTCAACGCCTGGGGCTTCGGATTCAAGAACGGCACGATGCCTACGAAAGAACAGGTGGACAGCATCCGGAAGTTTGTGGGATACCAGCAGGTGAGCCACTGGAAAAAAGGCGGCAAGAACGGCATCCATAAAGCCGATCAGCGCATGATGCTCGACTGCTCCGCCATTGCCAAGGGCTATGGGGTGGATGTCGTGGCTAAACTGCTCCGTCGGAAAGACATCAAGAATTTCATGGTGGAGATTGGAGGGGAAGTGGTCACGCGCGGAGTGAACCGACAAGGAAAGGCGTGGCGCGTGGGAGTGGCTAAGCCCAACGAGGACTCACTCAACACCAACCAAGAACTGCAAACCGTGCTCGAAGTGAAAGACCGCGCCATGGCAACGAGCGGCAACTACCGCAACTTCTACTATAAGGACGGCAAACGATATGCCCACACCATCAATCCGAAAACGGGATATCCGGTGAAGCACACGCTCCTGTCGGCTACCGTCATAGCCAAAGACTGCGCAACGGCAGACGCCTACGCCACCGCATTCATGGTGATGGGCGTGGAAAAGGCGCGCCAACTGCTCGAGCGACATCCTGAACTGCTCGCCTACCTCATCTATTCCGACAAAGACGGAAACTACCGCACATGGCAATCGCCCGCACTGAACGACATCATACAGCCATAG
- a CDS encoding DUF6048 family protein, protein MMRTKNISTFISSLAISLLLFTQAAHAQSARKVIAELQRDTIPFFRGFAVSADLIGPLEYALSDYGQFEASLRINLKDKYFPTIEVGLGKANRSDDITLMEYKTSAPFGRIGCDFNIMKDKHDIYRILVGARYAFTSFKYDLYHPDITDPVWGGESPYQAEGVKCSYHWLELAAGVDVKIWGPLHLGWSLRYKRRIAHNEGPLGNAWYVPGYGKSSGSRISGLFNITFEI, encoded by the coding sequence ATGATGCGAACCAAGAACATTTCTACATTTATTTCAAGTCTCGCGATTAGTCTGCTGCTGTTCACACAGGCAGCCCATGCACAGTCAGCCAGGAAGGTTATCGCCGAACTGCAACGCGACACGATACCTTTCTTCCGCGGATTTGCCGTCTCTGCCGACTTGATTGGTCCGCTCGAATATGCGCTCAGCGACTACGGACAGTTTGAGGCGTCGCTTCGCATCAACCTGAAAGACAAGTATTTCCCGACGATAGAAGTCGGTCTGGGGAAAGCCAACCGCAGCGACGATATCACGCTCATGGAGTACAAGACGAGTGCCCCTTTCGGACGCATCGGCTGCGACTTCAACATCATGAAAGACAAGCACGACATCTACCGCATTCTGGTAGGTGCCCGATACGCATTCACCTCGTTCAAATATGACCTGTATCACCCCGACATCACCGACCCTGTCTGGGGCGGCGAATCGCCCTACCAGGCTGAAGGCGTGAAGTGTTCATACCACTGGCTGGAACTGGCTGCCGGTGTGGATGTGAAAATCTGGGGACCGCTCCATCTGGGATGGAGCCTCCGCTATAAACGACGCATCGCCCACAATGAAGGACCGCTCGGAAACGCATGGTACGTTCCCGGCTATGGAAAAAGCAGCGGTTCACGCATCAGCGGGCTTTTCAACATCACGTTTGAAATATGA
- a CDS encoding DUF6452 family protein, which yields MRKIIILSVCALLIGACSSVECPLNNTVLSVYALKGDVDTLADTLTISTIKRNGNDTVLLNQVVNTSSFKLPVSYAQDVDMLIFTMTDTLNVTRKDTVNVSKTNEPHFESVDCGPSYFHTITGVSYTKNAIDSIVISTPRITYDANQEHFYIYFKSRD from the coding sequence ATGCGAAAAATAATCATCCTGTCCGTTTGTGCGCTTCTCATCGGAGCATGTTCCTCCGTTGAATGTCCGCTGAACAACACCGTGCTGTCGGTCTATGCACTGAAGGGCGATGTGGACACACTCGCCGACACGCTGACCATTTCCACCATCAAGCGAAACGGGAACGACACGGTTCTGCTCAACCAGGTGGTCAACACGAGCAGTTTCAAACTGCCTGTCAGCTATGCACAAGACGTGGACATGCTGATTTTCACGATGACAGACACGCTGAACGTGACTCGCAAGGATACCGTGAACGTGAGCAAGACCAACGAGCCGCACTTCGAGTCGGTAGATTGCGGTCCCAGCTATTTCCATACGATAACGGGCGTGTCTTACACGAAGAACGCCATTGACTCGATTGTGATTTCCACTCCCAGAATAACCTATGATGCGAACCAAGAACATTTCTACATTTATTTCAAGTCTCGCGATTAG
- a CDS encoding glycosyltransferase family 2 protein yields the protein MDISVVIPLYNEDESLPELHAWIERVMNENGFTYEVIFVNDGSTDRSWEVIEQLSKESEHVKGIKFRRNYGKSPALYCGFKEAQGDVIITMDADLQDSPDEIPELYRMIHEDGYDLVSGYKQKRYDPLSKRIPTKLFNATARRISGIKNLHDFNCGLKAYRKEVVKNIEVYGEMHRYIPYLAKNAGFAKIGEKVVHHQARKYGSSKFMGLNRFVNGYLDLLTLWFLNNFGKKPMHVFGFLGSIMFFIGLIAVIILGADKLIALAHNVPHRLITDSPYFYIALTMMIIGTQLFLAGFIGDLISRSSSSRNDYQIEETIRCEK from the coding sequence ATGGATATATCTGTTGTTATACCTCTCTACAATGAGGATGAATCGCTGCCCGAGCTGCACGCATGGATTGAGCGGGTGATGAACGAGAACGGTTTCACGTATGAAGTGATATTCGTGAACGACGGCTCGACCGACCGTTCGTGGGAAGTGATTGAGCAGTTGAGTAAGGAGTCGGAGCACGTGAAAGGCATCAAGTTCCGGCGTAACTACGGGAAGAGTCCGGCTCTCTACTGCGGATTCAAAGAGGCGCAGGGCGATGTGATCATCACGATGGATGCCGACCTGCAGGATTCGCCCGACGAGATTCCCGAACTGTATCGCATGATACACGAAGACGGCTACGACCTAGTCAGCGGATATAAGCAGAAGCGCTACGACCCACTGTCGAAACGCATCCCCACGAAGCTGTTCAATGCCACGGCACGGCGCATCAGCGGCATCAAGAACCTGCACGACTTCAACTGCGGACTGAAGGCATACAGGAAGGAAGTGGTGAAAAACATCGAAGTCTATGGCGAGATGCACCGCTACATCCCCTATCTGGCAAAGAACGCCGGCTTCGCAAAGATTGGTGAGAAGGTGGTACACCACCAGGCGCGCAAATACGGCTCGTCGAAGTTCATGGGGCTCAACCGCTTCGTGAACGGCTATCTCGACTTGCTGACACTTTGGTTCCTGAACAATTTCGGAAAGAAACCGATGCACGTATTCGGCTTTCTGGGCAGCATCATGTTCTTCATCGGACTGATTGCCGTCATCATCCTCGGCGCGGACAAACTGATTGCCCTGGCACACAACGTTCCGCACCGGCTCATCACCGACTCGCCCTACTTCTACATTGCGCTTACGATGATGATTATTGGTACACAGCTGTTCCTTGCCGGATTCATCGGCGACCTCATCAGCCGGTCGTCATCAAGCCGGAACGACTACCAAATCGAGGAGACCATCAGATGCGAAAAATAA
- a CDS encoding DUF4199 domain-containing protein — protein MEINENKNNSSNSAGKDGLRFSVILIAAFLCMMGSFRQPLLNMLSMGLLIYAPFFVGRCVGKYRDRNLNGNISFGKAFFYAFQVFVCGIIILTFAQYIYFQYFDKGAFVNQYVEIFSNPEYKEMLHSLGFTADVRKDFINMLTALRPIDLAIQFMSTNLFVGTFLSILVGAFIRKRKNIS, from the coding sequence ATGGAAATCAATGAAAACAAAAATAACAGTAGTAATTCCGCAGGGAAAGACGGCTTGCGGTTCAGTGTCATCCTGATTGCTGCATTCCTCTGCATGATGGGCAGTTTCCGACAGCCGCTGCTGAATATGTTGTCGATGGGATTGCTCATTTATGCGCCGTTTTTCGTGGGCAGATGTGTCGGAAAATACCGCGACAGGAACCTGAACGGCAACATCTCTTTCGGAAAAGCATTCTTCTATGCCTTTCAGGTGTTTGTGTGCGGCATCATCATCCTGACCTTCGCACAGTACATCTATTTCCAATACTTCGACAAAGGCGCTTTCGTCAATCAATATGTGGAGATTTTCTCCAACCCCGAATATAAGGAGATGCTCCATTCGCTTGGCTTCACTGCCGATGTGCGCAAGGATTTTATCAACATGCTCACGGCGCTGCGCCCGATAGACCTTGCAATCCAGTTCATGTCCACCAACTTGTTTGTCGGAACATTTCTCAGCATTTTAGTTGGTGCGTTTATCAGAAAACGTAAAAATATTAGTTGA
- the pgk gene encoding phosphoglycerate kinase, with translation MATIDQFDFAGKKAIVRVDFNVPLDENGQITDDTRIRGAIPTLKRVLEGGGALILMSHMGKPKGKVNPKLSLAQITEAVGKALGTNVQFAPDCAKAKEQADALKPGDVLLLENLRFYPEEEGKPVGIEKEDPAYEEAKKAMKASQKEFAKTLASYADCYIMDAFGTAHRKHASTAVIDEYFDKDHRMLGYLMEKEVNAVNAVLNNIQRPFTAIMGGSKVSTKIGIIENLLGKVDNLILCGGMTYTFAKAMGGKIGNSICEDDKLDVALAVIEKAKENNVNLVLGTDCIAADAFSNDANTQVCMANDIPDGWQGLDAGPETQKAFAEAIESAKTILWNGPAGVFEFDKFIGGSKAIADAIAKATANGAFSLIGGGDSVACINKFGMADQVSYISTGGGALLEAIEGKELPGIAAMA, from the coding sequence ATGGCAACAATCGACCAATTTGATTTCGCTGGCAAGAAAGCCATCGTACGCGTAGATTTCAATGTACCGCTCGACGAGAACGGACAAATTACCGACGACACACGCATACGCGGTGCCATCCCCACACTGAAACGGGTGCTCGAGGGAGGCGGCGCGCTCATCCTCATGTCGCACATGGGTAAACCGAAGGGCAAAGTCAACCCGAAACTGTCGCTCGCGCAGATTACCGAAGCCGTGGGAAAGGCACTGGGAACCAACGTGCAATTCGCTCCCGACTGCGCCAAAGCCAAAGAACAGGCCGACGCCCTGAAGCCAGGCGACGTGCTGCTGCTGGAAAATCTCCGCTTCTATCCCGAGGAAGAGGGAAAGCCCGTGGGCATCGAGAAGGAAGACCCTGCCTACGAAGAGGCTAAAAAGGCGATGAAAGCGAGCCAGAAGGAATTTGCCAAGACGCTGGCAAGCTACGCCGACTGCTATATCATGGACGCCTTCGGAACGGCTCACCGCAAGCATGCCTCAACGGCAGTCATCGACGAATATTTCGACAAAGACCACAGAATGCTCGGCTATCTCATGGAGAAAGAGGTGAACGCCGTGAACGCTGTGCTGAACAACATCCAGCGCCCCTTCACCGCCATCATGGGCGGCTCGAAGGTTTCCACAAAAATCGGCATCATCGAGAACCTGCTCGGCAAGGTGGACAACCTCATCCTCTGCGGAGGAATGACCTACACCTTCGCAAAGGCAATGGGCGGAAAAATCGGTAATTCCATCTGCGAAGACGACAAACTGGACGTCGCCCTCGCCGTCATCGAAAAGGCAAAGGAAAACAACGTCAACCTCGTGCTGGGAACTGACTGCATCGCTGCCGACGCTTTCTCCAACGATGCCAACACGCAGGTATGCATGGCAAACGATATTCCCGACGGATGGCAGGGACTGGATGCCGGTCCTGAGACGCAAAAGGCATTCGCCGAAGCCATCGAAAGCGCCAAGACCATTCTGTGGAACGGACCTGCCGGCGTCTTCGAGTTCGACAAGTTCATCGGCGGCTCCAAAGCCATTGCCGACGCGATTGCCAAAGCGACAGCCAACGGAGCATTCTCGCTCATCGGCGGCGGCGACTCGGTAGCCTGCATCAACAAGTTCGGCATGGCAGACCAGGTGAGCTACATCTCTACCGGCGGCGGCGCACTGCTCGAAGCCATTGAAGGCAAAGAACTGCCCGGAATCGCTGCCATGGCATAA